A window of the Nycticebus coucang isolate mNycCou1 chromosome 3, mNycCou1.pri, whole genome shotgun sequence genome harbors these coding sequences:
- the SAMM50 gene encoding sorting and assembly machinery component 50 homolog — translation MGTVHARSLEPLPSSGPDFGALGEEAEFVEVEPEAKQEILENKDVVVQHVHFDGLGRTKDDIIICEICDVFKAKNLIEVMRKSHEAREKLLRLGIFRQVDVLIDTCQGDDALPNGLDVTFEVTELRRLTGSYNTMVGNNEGSMVLGLKLPNLLGRAEKVTFQFSYGTKETSYGLSFFKPQPGNFERNFSVNLYKVTGQFPWSSLRETDRGLSAEYSFPIWKTSHTVKWEGVWRELGCLSRTASFAVRKESGHSLKSSLSHAMVIDSRNSSILPRKGALLKVNQELAGYTGGDVSFLKEDFELQLNKQLLLDSVFSASLWGGMLVPMGDKPSSIADRFYLGGPTSVRGFSMHSIGPQSEGDYLGGEAYWAGGLHLYTPLPFRPGQGGFGELFRTHFFLNAGNLCNLNYGEGPRAHIRKLAECIRWSYGAGIVLRLGNIARLELNYCVPMGVQRGDRICDGVQFGAGIRFL, via the exons ATGGGGACGGTGCACGCCCGG AGTTTGGAGCCTCTTCCATCAAGTGGACCTGATTTTGGAGCATTGGGAGAAGAGGCTGAATTTGTTGAAGTTGAACCTGAAGCTAAACAGGAAATTCTTGAAAACAAGgat GTGGTGGTTCAGCATGTCCATTTTGACGGGCTTGGAAGGACTAAAGATGATATCATCATTTGTGAAATTTGTGATGTTTTTAAGGCTAAAAACCTCATTGAG GTAATGCGGAAATCTCACGAAGCCCGTGAAAAGTTGCTTCGTCTGGGAATCTTTAGACAAGTGGATGTTCTGATTGATACATGCCAAG gtGATGATGCACTTCCAAATGGGTTAGATGTCACCTTTGAAGTAACTGAACTAAGGAGATTAACAGGCAGTTACAACACCATGGTCGGGAACAACGAAGGCAGCATG GTACTTGGCCTCAAACTCCCCAATCTCCTAGGTCGTGCAGAAAAGGTGACTTTTCAGTTTTCCTATGGAACAAAAGAAACTTCATATGGCCTGTCCTTCTTCAAACCACAGCCTGGAAACTTCGAAAGAAA TTTCTCTGTAAACTTATATAAAGTTACTGGACAGTTCCCCTGGAGCTCACTTCGGGAGACAGACAGAGGGCTGTCGGCCGAGTACAGT TTTCCCATATGGAAGACCAGCCACACTGTCAAGTGGGAAGGCGTGTGGCGGGAGCTGGGCTGCCTCTCCAGGACAGCCTCGTTCGCGGTTCGAAAGGAAAGTGGACATTCGCTGAAGTCATCTCTTTCG CATGCCATGGTCATCGATTCTCGGAATTCTTCCATCTTGCCCAGAAAAGGCGCTTTGCTGAAAGTGAACCAG GAACTGGCAGGCTACACCGGAGGGGACGTGAGCTTCCTCAAGGAGGACTTTGAACTTCAGTTGAATAAGCAACTCTTGTTAGATTCA GTTTTCTCAGCATCTCTCTGGGGTGGAATGTTGGTGCCCATGGGGGATAAGCCCTCGAGTATTGCAGACAG GTTTTACCTTGGGGGACCGACGAGTGTCCGTGGCTTCAGCATGCACAGCATTGGGCCGCAGAGCGAAG GCGACTACCTTGGCGGAGAAGCATACTGGGCAGGTGGCCTGCACCTGTATACCCCATTACCCTTCCGGCCAGGCCAGGGCGGCTTTGGAGAACTTTTCCGAACACACTTTTTTCTCAACGCAGGAAACCTCTGCAACCTCAACTATG ggGAGGGCCCCAGAGCTCATATTCGCAAGCTGGCTGAGTGCATCCGCTGGTCTTACGGGGCTGGGATCGTCCTCAGGCTTGGCAACATCGCCCGGCTGGAACTTAATTACTGTGTCCCCATGGGAGTGCAGAGAGGCGACAG